The following proteins come from a genomic window of bacterium:
- a CDS encoding discoidin domain-containing protein gives MAKAIFPAVGNESTKPVSGGSPVSSDIRNALSALFQGDISALRPQAQDTPDMTVEVSGSNIENYFYQIHRNGEPVVFEGGNSPGITAPTGNPRVDILYLNNAGDLAWCQGDEDATPVAKWSNLPDDAISICSVYCKTTMTKIVNYEDKDANSNEGYIYQDVRTLYMIPKETDLSDSIDNFTIKYVNSKLQVADRIESNIMLAFFKIASNESLSKFGMVDGIIDSFEDSSGIDSGASSNYSIEDGVVSPQKSGGGIDSYVKLLTHFNGAGEILYQGNFSSSLTVSSSYETDKLLDKKSTTYWGDQAHQGASHTLTYDFGSGNAKVLKGYCLGAQNDSYYARTFNAWNFQGSNDGTNWDTLDSQSVTWGQGERKYFSFTNSTAYRYYRFSFSSIQTADEGHLSWLEFYSDEVGFKDISDSGQTMTPTNNSAIMPVQTSRTAGFFDGDSDYLKVDWTPTCWNSNYTLELEILFHETPQGYPFTHYTSDSSYLGLSVSSSSIVWGGTYSLCTASGLSLAQNTWYRIRIIRNGNDYSIYLNEELIGTNTTSTTVSPTGKVGIGALRYGENIANSHTYSWIKYFRISDTVRPNEAPTLPYMSDVNTLLLLNFDPPSGVNNPLGSGAYFDGTSDCWLSVPDHADWDFGTGAFTIEGFFKWDGSAGGTCMVDIGAGGTGTGIRMSIYDGGGTSGFHTYLNATEYQGLGFTPIPNVWYHFATCRDSSGNLRMFINGMQSNSTATGTNSKNIAGTLLMKIGEVGGGGANCKGWMRELRVSNTARYTANFIPPIVAFTSDVNTKLLMHFDGTPDDTSGDIFADNGNTGHTVTRNADVVCRFTEDYRNCIITDESANGYNVICVGTAKLDWVSVFGSGAYKGFSNSDYLTIPGGSDFQFGTGNFSVDCWYKPLETSTEHFLVSNYNSGGVSWTIRKTSSNYIQVYVVDTNYTTTLPLIFGEWYHIEVCRAGTGSNQLHIFVNGSLIYSGTCSMDIQATANVTIGNETYSARRYGLKGCLDELRISKGIARHTASFIPPISEYDEGTPENMDLHSAQFVAEENPDTVRIVVQEEDVESITLNSDLKAYISRDDGSTWEEATLLEEGDYGTGKRILHAVADVSSQSADSDVRYKITSHNNKDLKLHGVSLAWD, from the coding sequence ATGGCAAAAGCAATATTTCCAGCGGTAGGAAACGAAAGCACAAAACCGGTATCGGGAGGATCCCCGGTATCGAGCGATATAAGAAACGCATTAAGCGCATTATTCCAGGGCGACATATCCGCATTACGTCCACAGGCGCAAGATACACCTGATATGACAGTGGAAGTATCAGGGAGTAATATAGAAAACTATTTTTACCAAATTCATCGTAATGGTGAACCTGTAGTTTTTGAAGGAGGTAATTCTCCGGGCATAACTGCGCCAACAGGAAACCCCAGAGTTGATATTCTTTATCTGAATAACGCAGGCGATCTTGCTTGGTGTCAGGGTGACGAAGACGCAACACCGGTAGCCAAATGGAGCAATTTGCCGGATGATGCAATATCCATATGTTCGGTTTATTGCAAAACGACAATGACAAAGATAGTTAATTACGAGGACAAGGACGCTAATTCGAACGAGGGGTATATATATCAAGATGTAAGAACGCTGTATATGATACCGAAAGAGACAGACTTAAGTGATTCTATAGATAATTTTACGATCAAATATGTTAATAGCAAACTTCAGGTAGCAGATCGTATTGAAAGTAACATCATGCTGGCATTTTTCAAGATAGCCAGCAATGAGAGTTTATCTAAGTTCGGTATGGTTGATGGGATTATAGATTCTTTTGAAGATAGTTCAGGGATAGATTCGGGAGCGAGTTCAAACTATTCTATTGAGGATGGTGTTGTATCACCACAGAAAAGCGGCGGAGGGATAGACAGTTATGTAAAGCTGTTAACTCATTTTAACGGTGCTGGTGAAATACTTTATCAAGGTAATTTTTCGAGTTCGCTTACAGTTTCCAGTTCATATGAGACAGACAAACTCTTAGATAAGAAATCAACAACGTACTGGGGAGATCAAGCGCATCAGGGTGCAAGCCATACATTAACTTATGATTTCGGTAGCGGTAACGCAAAGGTTTTGAAAGGGTATTGTCTCGGCGCTCAGAACGACAGTTATTACGCACGTACTTTTAACGCATGGAATTTTCAGGGATCGAACGATGGTACAAATTGGGATACACTTGACTCGCAGTCAGTAACTTGGGGTCAGGGCGAGAGAAAATATTTTTCATTTACAAATAGTACAGCCTATAGGTATTACCGGTTCAGTTTTTCTTCTATACAAACTGCTGATGAAGGACATTTATCATGGCTTGAATTTTATTCTGATGAAGTAGGATTTAAAGATATATCAGATAGCGGGCAAACTATGACCCCGACCAACAATAGTGCAATAATGCCAGTTCAAACAAGCAGGACAGCCGGATTTTTTGATGGTGATTCTGATTACTTGAAAGTCGACTGGACACCTACATGTTGGAATTCAAACTATACGCTTGAATTGGAAATTCTGTTTCACGAAACACCGCAAGGGTATCCGTTTACACATTACACAAGTGATTCATCGTATTTAGGGTTAAGTGTCAGCAGTTCGAGTATTGTATGGGGAGGCACGTATTCGCTCTGTACGGCATCAGGGTTGAGTTTAGCGCAGAACACATGGTATCGCATCAGGATAATACGAAACGGTAACGATTACAGCATATATTTAAACGAAGAACTGATCGGAACAAACACCACATCAACGACGGTATCGCCAACAGGGAAGGTCGGAATTGGAGCATTGAGATATGGAGAGAACATAGCCAATAGCCATACATATAGCTGGATAAAATATTTCCGGATATCAGATACGGTAAGACCAAATGAAGCGCCGACACTACCTTATATGTCAGATGTGAATACTTTGTTGTTGCTAAATTTTGATCCGCCGTCAGGGGTGAATAATCCTTTGGGGAGTGGTGCGTATTTTGACGGTACAAGTGATTGTTGGCTTTCAGTACCAGACCATGCAGATTGGGATTTTGGAACAGGAGCTTTTACTATTGAAGGATTTTTCAAGTGGGATGGTTCTGCCGGAGGCACATGTATGGTTGATATTGGTGCTGGTGGAACAGGCACAGGAATCAGGATGTCAATATATGATGGAGGCGGAACTTCAGGGTTTCATACTTATTTAAATGCTACTGAGTATCAGGGATTGGGTTTCACTCCGATACCGAACGTATGGTATCACTTTGCTACTTGTCGAGATAGTAGCGGGAATCTACGGATGTTTATAAATGGAATGCAGAGCAATTCTACTGCAACCGGAACAAACAGTAAAAATATTGCAGGAACACTGTTGATGAAAATTGGAGAAGTGGGTGGAGGCGGTGCTAATTGTAAGGGTTGGATGAGAGAATTACGAGTTTCCAATACAGCGAGATATACAGCTAACTTTATCCCGCCGATAGTAGCTTTCACTTCTGATGTTAATACAAAATTACTCATGCACTTCGATGGTACTCCTGACGATACAAGCGGAGATATTTTTGCTGATAATGGAAATACAGGTCATACAGTAACACGTAATGCTGATGTTGTCTGCCGATTCACAGAAGATTATCGAAATTGCATCATAACAGATGAGAGCGCCAATGGGTACAATGTTATTTGTGTAGGCACAGCCAAACTTGATTGGGTGTCAGTATTCGGCTCAGGTGCGTATAAAGGGTTTTCAAATAGCGATTATCTGACAATCCCCGGCGGATCAGATTTCCAGTTTGGGACTGGCAACTTTTCGGTAGATTGCTGGTATAAACCTTTGGAAACTTCAACCGAACACTTTCTGGTCAGTAATTACAATAGTGGTGGAGTATCGTGGACAATCCGGAAGACATCTTCCAATTATATTCAGGTATATGTTGTAGATACAAATTACACGACAACCTTACCTTTGATCTTTGGGGAATGGTATCACATCGAAGTATGCCGGGCAGGCACAGGTTCAAATCAGTTACATATTTTTGTTAATGGATCGCTGATTTACTCCGGAACGTGCAGTATGGATATTCAGGCAACGGCAAATGTTACTATCGGGAACGAAACATATTCGGCAAGAAGGTATGGTTTGAAAGGATGCCTTGATGAGCTTAGGATTTCAAAAGGCATAGCAAGACACACAGCGTCTTTTATTCCTCCGATATCTGAATATGACGAAGGTACGCCTGAAAATATGGATCTTCATAGCGCTCAATTTGTTGCTGAAGAAAATCCGGATACTGTACGTATAGTCGTTCAGGAGGAAGACGTTGAAAGTATTACGCTTAATTCAGATTTAAAAGCGTACATCTCACGTGATGACGGATCGACTTGGGAAGAAGCTACTCTGTTGGAGGAAGGTGATTACGGTACAGGCAAAAGGATATTACACGCTGTAGCGGATGTTTCCAGTCAAAGTGCTGATAGCGATGTGAGGTATAAGATTACGTCGCATAATAACAAAGACTTAAAACTGCATGGCGTAAGTTTAGCATGGGATTAG
- a CDS encoding site-specific DNA-methyltransferase yields the protein MATQLFKSIYFKEDGAFDFAGGKRVTVSFSAKEKDVYNLISSLTNEEIREIITVDTYQQLLEMASAEERTLSKFIKLRLKKSIKDFPLVTATDATFQSSKKIPFQRWLPYVEGYSPDFVIALLKRYAPNATSVFDPFAGTGTTVFAADSLGIKSYFAEVNPLLVFLSQTKIEVLLLEEAERRNLAESLLSEKDRIMKLIDDYEEDYLLLSNYRALFGESKYYDPKTFSHILKLRTYIDLVAERDLLLSKVLCVGVVAILLKVSYLKKVGDVRFKTKKELERESHDIGKELPLKISEIADDIANVDYHLKRKPEFLFYNSKKLSLLEDVSIDTVVTSPPYLNGTNYLRNTKIELWFLRDIRYSTDLRGLRNQILTSGINDVRAKNGVSTKEQNDFKSEILDATLIALRKNAYDGRIPVMVDSYFHEMYSVFDGMRYLLKKDSRVMVDIGDSIFAGVHIPTDKILAEILSDMGGYKLKEKFTLRKRRSRNQNVLTQELLVFTFSKNMPEPTKKVYFNTNSWNSFIKDVPHQKNGFSKKNWGHPNHSICSYGGKLKPAIARHLVDIFVPEKGRIFDPFSGVGTIPFEAALSERRSFGMDISKPAYYISRAKIKRCNDADAMHYLDEMQEFINREGLTKHDKSLAEKFGFNKKLKDYFEPTTLKEVLLARRFVKEHRPEGPSQMLVVASLLHILHGNRPYALSRRSHPITPYAPTGEFVYKNVYEKVKTKVKKSLEAVLPDNFCEGDVFLHDSTEVWPQDISDLDAIITSPPFFDSTRFYLSNWMRIWFCGWDDSDFKHKTSLYVEERQKKSFDVYDNIFRQGRERLKTGGAFVFHLGKSKKCDMAQEIIKGSKRYFRKYDLFDESVKHCQLHGIRDKGSVTSHQYLVLY from the coding sequence ATGGCTACTCAATTGTTTAAATCCATATATTTTAAAGAAGATGGAGCTTTTGATTTTGCAGGTGGAAAACGAGTCACGGTTTCCTTCTCTGCAAAAGAAAAAGACGTATATAATTTGATATCATCTCTGACTAATGAGGAAATTCGAGAAATCATCACTGTCGACACGTATCAGCAATTATTGGAAATGGCTTCGGCTGAGGAAAGGACGTTGAGCAAATTTATTAAATTAAGGTTAAAAAAATCTATCAAAGATTTCCCCCTGGTTACAGCCACAGACGCTACCTTCCAAAGTAGTAAAAAAATTCCTTTTCAAAGGTGGCTTCCCTATGTTGAAGGATATTCTCCCGATTTTGTTATAGCGCTATTGAAGAGATATGCCCCTAATGCGACAAGTGTTTTTGACCCATTTGCTGGGACTGGAACAACTGTTTTTGCGGCAGATTCATTGGGTATAAAAAGTTATTTTGCCGAGGTTAATCCTCTTTTGGTCTTCCTTTCTCAGACAAAAATTGAGGTTCTTTTGCTTGAAGAAGCCGAGAGACGCAATTTGGCAGAAAGTTTATTAAGTGAAAAAGATCGCATTATGAAGTTGATTGATGATTACGAGGAAGATTATCTTTTGTTAAGCAACTATAGAGCACTTTTTGGTGAGAGTAAATATTATGATCCAAAAACTTTTTCCCACATACTGAAGCTACGGACTTATATCGACTTAGTTGCTGAGAGAGATTTACTGTTATCAAAGGTTCTTTGTGTTGGTGTCGTAGCAATACTCCTGAAAGTATCTTACTTGAAAAAAGTAGGAGATGTTCGTTTTAAAACAAAAAAGGAATTGGAAAGAGAAAGCCACGATATAGGGAAGGAGTTACCTCTTAAAATATCTGAGATAGCAGATGATATCGCTAATGTTGATTATCATTTAAAAAGGAAACCGGAATTTTTATTTTATAATTCGAAAAAATTGTCATTACTGGAGGATGTAAGTATTGATACGGTTGTTACGAGTCCTCCGTATTTAAACGGGACAAATTATTTGCGTAATACCAAGATCGAACTTTGGTTTCTACGAGACATAAGATATTCTACTGATTTAAGGGGATTGCGGAATCAAATTTTGACGTCTGGGATTAATGATGTCAGAGCAAAGAACGGAGTGAGCACGAAAGAACAAAACGATTTCAAAAGCGAAATACTTGATGCGACTTTAATTGCATTGAGAAAGAATGCATACGACGGCAGGATCCCGGTAATGGTTGATAGTTACTTTCACGAGATGTATTCTGTTTTTGATGGAATGCGGTATTTGCTGAAAAAAGACTCGAGAGTAATGGTTGATATTGGCGATTCAATATTTGCTGGTGTTCACATTCCGACAGACAAGATACTGGCGGAAATTTTGTCAGACATGGGTGGATATAAATTAAAGGAAAAGTTTACTTTGCGAAAACGACGTTCAAGAAACCAGAATGTTTTGACTCAAGAATTGTTGGTGTTCACTTTTTCAAAGAATATGCCAGAACCTACTAAGAAAGTATATTTTAATACAAATTCTTGGAATTCGTTTATAAAGGATGTGCCTCATCAAAAAAACGGGTTTTCCAAAAAGAATTGGGGGCATCCTAATCATTCAATTTGTTCTTATGGAGGCAAATTGAAGCCAGCAATTGCACGCCATCTGGTCGATATATTTGTTCCTGAAAAGGGTCGAATTTTTGACCCTTTTTCTGGGGTTGGAACAATCCCATTTGAGGCCGCTTTGTCAGAAAGGCGATCTTTCGGAATGGATATAAGCAAGCCCGCATATTATATTTCAAGAGCTAAAATTAAGAGATGTAATGACGCAGACGCGATGCATTATTTGGATGAGATGCAAGAATTTATTAATCGAGAGGGGTTAACCAAGCACGACAAAAGTCTTGCTGAAAAATTCGGATTTAATAAAAAACTTAAAGATTACTTCGAACCAACGACATTAAAAGAGGTTCTTTTGGCGCGAAGGTTTGTAAAGGAACATCGACCAGAAGGTCCGAGCCAAATGTTAGTGGTTGCCTCATTGCTTCATATTTTACACGGCAATCGACCATATGCATTAAGTCGCAGATCGCATCCAATCACTCCGTATGCACCGACTGGCGAGTTTGTATATAAAAATGTGTATGAAAAAGTGAAGACCAAGGTGAAAAAATCATTAGAGGCTGTTTTGCCAGACAATTTTTGTGAAGGAGACGTTTTCTTGCATGATTCCACAGAAGTTTGGCCGCAAGATATTAGTGATCTGGACGCAATAATTACGTCACCTCCTTTTTTTGATAGCACGAGATTTTATTTATCCAACTGGATGAGAATATGGTTTTGTGGATGGGATGACAGTGACTTTAAGCATAAGACCAGTCTATATGTGGAGGAAAGGCAGAAAAAGAGTTTCGATGTATACGATAATATCTTTAGGCAGGGAAGGGAGCGTCTAAAAACAGGAGGCGCTTTTGTTTTTCATTTAGGCAAGAGTAAAAAATGTGATATGGCTCAAGAAATAATCAAAGGAAGCAAGCGATATTTTAGGAAATATGATTTATTTGATGAGTCAGTGAAACATTGTCAGTTACACGGAATTAGAGATAAAGGGTCTGTAACGAGTCACCAGTACTTAGTCCTATATTAA
- a CDS encoding DUF2188 domain-containing protein yields MTKKNQHVVKTDNGWAVKGAGNSKATSIHRTQKDAIDTARDIAINQKTEVVIHGVDGKIRDKDSYGNDPCPPRDRKH; encoded by the coding sequence ATGACTAAAAAGAATCAGCATGTAGTAAAGACTGATAATGGTTGGGCGGTAAAAGGTGCAGGGAACTCCAAAGCAACTTCAATTCATCGTACCCAGAAAGATGCTATTGATACTGCACGTGATATTGCTATCAATCAAAAAACGGAAGTAGTTATCCATGGGGTTGATGGGAAGATTAGAGATAAAGATAGTTATGGAAACGACCCTTGTCCGCCAAGAGATAGGAAGCATTAA
- a CDS encoding DUF5655 domain-containing protein translates to MSDIKLFKLNKGILDELECGAFTFERALQKLIEDNMEAVFGIKFLKSEYATGKEHGGRIDSLGIDENYCPVIVEYKRSINENVINQGLFYLDWLMDHKAEFELMVIKTLGKDYGDKIEWSIPRLLCIAGDFTRYDEHAVKQINRNIELIRYKKYGEDMFLFELVNSQIVTEYVDTNDKSSKKAQKYKTYGEFFEQADEDLKNLYQAVADFIKNLGDDVQEKELKYYKAFKRIKNFVCLEVRPQTKCLLLYLRLDPDKVDFKNGLTRDVRDIGHYGTGDVEVKISDVDDFEQTKHLIIKSYEAS, encoded by the coding sequence ATGAGTGATATTAAGCTTTTTAAATTGAACAAAGGCATTTTAGACGAACTGGAGTGTGGTGCTTTTACGTTTGAAAGAGCATTGCAAAAATTAATAGAAGACAATATGGAGGCTGTCTTTGGAATAAAGTTTTTAAAAAGTGAATATGCCACAGGAAAAGAACATGGGGGGCGTATTGATTCTCTTGGGATAGATGAAAACTATTGCCCGGTTATTGTTGAATACAAGCGTTCGATTAATGAAAATGTTATCAATCAAGGGCTTTTTTATCTTGATTGGCTAATGGATCATAAAGCTGAATTTGAACTTATGGTGATAAAAACGCTTGGCAAGGACTATGGAGACAAGATTGAGTGGTCTATCCCCCGATTGTTGTGCATAGCCGGGGACTTCACTCGGTATGACGAGCATGCAGTAAAGCAGATTAATCGGAATATAGAGCTTATCCGGTATAAAAAATATGGCGAGGATATGTTTCTTTTCGAGTTGGTTAATTCTCAGATCGTAACTGAGTATGTTGATACTAATGATAAAAGCTCAAAGAAGGCGCAGAAGTATAAAACATATGGGGAGTTTTTTGAACAAGCAGATGAAGATTTAAAGAATTTATATCAAGCGGTAGCGGATTTTATAAAGAATCTTGGTGATGATGTGCAAGAAAAGGAACTTAAATATTATAAGGCTTTTAAACGAATAAAGAACTTTGTGTGCTTAGAGGTTAGACCGCAAACAAAATGTTTACTGCTTTATTTGCGGCTTGATCCAGACAAGGTTGACTTTAAAAACGGTTTAACTCGTGATGTGAGGGATATCGGTCACTATGGAACTGGAGATGTAGAAGTTAAGATATCAGACGTTGATGATTTTGAGCAAACAAAGCATTTGATTATAAAAAGCTATGAAGCAAGCTAA
- a CDS encoding Dam family site-specific DNA-(adenine-N6)-methyltransferase, whose amino-acid sequence MKIDKRLKFIRYPGGKQRLMSQLIPHLPTRNDIEGSFVEPFLGGGAVFFAMSPRKAILSDINPILIDLYRGLRRYPREVWNIFRQFPATKEGYYRVRDTREENGLAFRAARTLYLNRTCFKGMWRENANGQFNVGYGGQDRRWVIKEETLLAVSRFLKKAKLFKSDFEEIIENSSKEDFLFLDPPYRPGEKELVHDHYVHSRFTFEEHGRLAKALRTATKRKIKWAMTISSHREILDLYKGLKVIPIKRGTGKMPGAFSRKSGEVLICNY is encoded by the coding sequence ATGAAAATTGATAAAAGATTAAAATTTATAAGGTATCCGGGAGGAAAACAGCGATTAATGTCGCAGTTGATTCCACATCTGCCTACGAGGAATGATATCGAGGGCTCGTTTGTTGAGCCTTTCTTAGGTGGTGGAGCTGTGTTTTTTGCAATGTCGCCTCGGAAGGCAATACTATCTGACATAAATCCGATATTAATAGACTTATACAGAGGATTGAGAAGATATCCCAGAGAAGTATGGAATATCTTTCGTCAATTTCCAGCAACAAAAGAAGGATATTATCGAGTTAGAGATACACGTGAAGAAAATGGGTTAGCATTTAGGGCCGCTAGAACATTATATCTAAACAGAACTTGTTTTAAAGGCATGTGGCGAGAAAATGCAAATGGGCAATTTAATGTAGGTTATGGTGGGCAGGACCGTAGATGGGTCATAAAAGAAGAAACGTTATTGGCTGTATCAAGGTTTTTAAAAAAGGCAAAATTATTCAAAAGCGATTTTGAAGAAATTATAGAAAATTCTAGTAAAGAAGATTTTTTGTTTTTGGATCCGCCGTATAGACCGGGAGAAAAAGAATTAGTACATGATCATTACGTTCATTCCCGATTCACCTTTGAAGAACATGGTAGGCTTGCAAAGGCATTAAGAACAGCGACAAAAAGGAAAATAAAATGGGCTATGACAATTTCATCGCATAGAGAAATTTTGGATCTATATAAAGGATTGAAAGTTATTCCGATAAAGAGAGGGACTGGCAAAATGCCCGGTGCTTTTTCACGTAAATCAGGAGAAGTGTTGATTTGTAATTACTAG
- a CDS encoding DUF87 domain-containing protein: MRKFLDDAANQNHPLRILKEFLEREEAFEKSKQYDHMRFVGYVLEIGYEEITIITSDPFKVAVGGVPRNSLLIMCPSSFENENVSIPPHFTLLRVLDSASTPLSGEVQQTYFELQKKSMPELDVFTQSELQWGALKTGVLGMFYPNPQKADAVEFSGDLNNFVSAHKYRIYAPDDKLLDLVNNSMVPEQNRFQIGKLRLTECRLPLPNKPQPNVDVFLSTMDFLGSRTAMFGKTRLGKSNVVKLIIQSILETTKTTKNAGQLIFDINGEYANDNPQDDNRSIATAFPEVCSIYALTPKPSTPSQPLKLNFYENPSQSKLVLASLLRDAGRTSGYIETFNSVELPVLDEVRQLVAGSEKIRATRKLQMYWAVLNKAGYTADEARLRTLAPTGNAVSQFNPGLTVQLRNAAYGSENVQVPNPPSTLGELVRELSIVARFRRSNSSNAVFQTSSGNPLFDADDIAILEFLEPASGRSGVSLIQPFRIYHDQNAGNFITEILQFLDQGRTVILDLGNANESVMQYFSRELSEAVFRHQTTKFTSNNLGNHFIQLYFEEAHNLFKDNDNSDETRIYRRFAKEGAKYHIGMVYSTQSPTTINSDLLAQTENFFVAHLASQDDVNRLAKVNVAYESMKNDILHAKTQGYIRMLTRSHRFVVSMQALRFTPPQRG; this comes from the coding sequence ATGAGAAAATTTCTAGATGACGCCGCTAATCAAAACCATCCACTCAGAATTTTAAAAGAATTTCTGGAAAGGGAAGAAGCCTTTGAGAAGAGCAAGCAGTATGATCATATGCGCTTTGTCGGTTATGTTCTAGAAATTGGTTATGAAGAAATAACAATTATTACTAGTGATCCCTTTAAGGTTGCGGTTGGTGGTGTACCCAGAAATTCACTATTAATAATGTGTCCATCATCTTTTGAAAATGAAAATGTTTCCATTCCGCCACATTTTACATTGCTGAGAGTTTTAGATTCTGCATCAACACCTCTTTCGGGTGAAGTGCAACAGACATATTTCGAGCTACAAAAAAAATCAATGCCTGAGCTTGATGTTTTCACGCAAAGTGAGTTGCAATGGGGAGCTTTGAAAACAGGTGTTTTGGGTATGTTTTATCCCAACCCACAAAAAGCAGATGCGGTAGAATTTTCTGGGGACTTGAACAATTTTGTGAGTGCACATAAATATCGCATTTATGCCCCAGATGATAAATTATTAGACCTTGTTAATAATTCGATGGTCCCAGAACAGAATAGATTTCAAATAGGTAAATTGAGGTTAACAGAATGTAGATTACCATTGCCGAATAAACCACAACCCAATGTGGATGTTTTTCTTTCTACCATGGATTTTCTTGGGAGCAGGACCGCAATGTTTGGAAAAACAAGGCTTGGCAAGAGTAATGTTGTTAAATTGATAATACAAAGTATTTTAGAAACCACTAAAACAACAAAAAATGCTGGGCAATTGATTTTTGACATTAATGGTGAGTATGCGAATGACAACCCTCAGGATGATAACAGATCAATTGCAACTGCTTTTCCGGAAGTTTGTTCGATATATGCTTTAACACCTAAGCCCAGCACTCCATCGCAACCATTGAAGTTAAACTTTTATGAGAATCCTAGCCAGTCAAAATTAGTCCTAGCAAGCCTTTTAAGGGATGCTGGCCGTACTTCAGGTTATATCGAGACGTTTAACAGTGTTGAATTACCCGTCTTGGATGAAGTGCGACAGCTTGTTGCCGGAAGTGAGAAGATACGAGCAACGAGAAAATTGCAAATGTATTGGGCTGTATTAAATAAGGCAGGGTATACAGCAGATGAGGCGAGGCTGAGAACTTTAGCTCCAACTGGGAATGCGGTAAGTCAGTTTAATCCGGGACTAACTGTGCAGTTAAGGAATGCCGCATATGGTAGTGAGAACGTGCAAGTACCTAATCCACCAAGTACTTTAGGTGAATTAGTTAGAGAGTTGTCGATTGTGGCAAGATTCAGGAGGAGCAATAGTTCAAATGCAGTTTTTCAGACAAGCAGTGGCAATCCACTTTTTGATGCAGATGATATTGCAATTTTAGAATTTCTTGAACCGGCTTCAGGACGAAGTGGTGTTTCATTAATTCAACCATTTAGAATTTATCACGATCAAAATGCAGGTAATTTCATTACTGAAATCCTTCAATTTTTAGATCAAGGGCGGACGGTAATTTTAGACCTCGGAAATGCGAACGAATCTGTCATGCAGTATTTTTCGAGGGAATTGTCTGAGGCTGTTTTTAGACATCAGACTACAAAGTTTACCAGTAACAATTTAGGAAATCACTTCATTCAATTGTACTTCGAAGAAGCGCATAATCTTTTTAAAGATAATGATAACAGCGATGAGACTCGAATATATCGCAGATTTGCTAAAGAAGGAGCAAAATACCACATTGGCATGGTTTATTCAACGCAGTCACCTACGACTATTAATTCAGATTTATTAGCCCAAACCGAAAATTTCTTTGTAGCTCATCTTGCTTCTCAGGATGATGTGAATAGATTAGCCAAGGTTAATGTGGCATATGAAAGTATGAAAAATGATATTTTGCATGCAAAGACACAAGGTTATATTCGCATGTTAACAAGATCTCATAGATTTGTTGTTTCGATGCAAGCGTTGAGGTTTACACCACCACAGAGAGGTTGA
- a CDS encoding haloacid dehalogenase-like hydrolase: MGKYRHNVIALVYDFDGTLTPQPMQEYTIFPDLGIKDGKKFWKEVSDEAKNTQGEGIVTYMRLMIEKSKAQKYPVTKAKLKKLATQIEYFAGVEKYFQRINKYVKDKFDRDVELRHYIISAGLKEIIEGTKIAKYFHRIFASEYYYDEYGAATFPNVIVNDTLKTQFIFRINKGLEEMHTNINMHMPNSLRAIPFQNILYMGDGLTDVPCMTVIRKNGGFAIAVFKKRDKKGKKVCESLLKAERVDFIASADYSKDSELDKHIKLLLNNILEGIRYGKASFNQAQKYLKSN, translated from the coding sequence ATGGGAAAGTATAGGCATAATGTTATAGCATTGGTTTATGATTTTGATGGGACTCTGACTCCTCAACCGATGCAAGAATATACGATTTTTCCTGATCTGGGAATAAAAGACGGTAAAAAATTCTGGAAGGAAGTTAGCGATGAGGCTAAGAATACTCAGGGTGAAGGGATTGTAACTTACATGCGTCTCATGATCGAAAAATCAAAGGCACAGAAATATCCAGTCACAAAAGCAAAATTAAAGAAACTAGCAACCCAAATAGAATATTTTGCAGGAGTTGAAAAGTATTTCCAGCGCATAAATAAATATGTTAAAGACAAGTTTGATCGTGATGTTGAGTTGAGGCATTATATTATATCAGCTGGATTGAAAGAGATCATAGAAGGCACAAAAATAGCAAAATACTTTCATAGGATTTTTGCTTCAGAGTATTACTACGATGAATATGGTGCGGCTACTTTTCCAAATGTTATAGTTAATGATACCCTTAAAACTCAATTTATTTTCAGAATAAATAAAGGATTAGAAGAAATGCATACGAATATAAATATGCATATGCCGAATTCTTTAAGAGCAATACCTTTCCAAAATATTTTATACATGGGTGATGGTCTTACAGATGTTCCTTGCATGACTGTAATAAGAAAAAATGGAGGGTTTGCAATAGCGGTGTTTAAAAAGCGAGATAAAAAAGGCAAGAAAGTATGTGAGAGTTTATTGAAAGCTGAGCGTGTAGATTTTATAGCGTCGGCAGACTATTCAAAGGATTCAGAATTGGATAAACATATTAAACTGTTATTAAATAATATTCTTGAGGGGATACGTTATGGAAAGGCGTCTTTTAACCAAGCTCAAAAATATTTAAAAAGCAATTAG